In one window of Pseudanabaena sp. FACHB-2040 DNA:
- a CDS encoding PDDEXK nuclease domain-containing protein, giving the protein MPLSSSLFPTDDRYIALLSDLKTRIQRAQIRAVLAVNQEMIILYWQIGRVILEQQQEQGWGAKVIDRLAQDLKREFPGVQGFSSRNLKYMRALAEAYPDEEIVLQTVAQIPWGHNQALLNKLKDRRQRIWYAQKAFENGWSRDVLSMQIESDLYQRQGGATTNFDQTLPQPQSDLAQQLFKSPYNLDFLTLAEGAQERDLENALVAHIRDFLLELGVGFAFVGNQYPIVVDDKEYRIDLLFYHFVLRCFVVIELKMRDFEPEFAGKMNFYVSAVDDLLRHQDDNPTIGIILCRFKGKMTVEYALRDLKKPIGVSTHQLPKRLQDKLPTVEQLEVELEAAVSELDALQEEE; this is encoded by the coding sequence GTGCCTTTATCTTCTTCTCTGTTTCCCACCGATGATCGCTACATCGCTCTGCTGAGTGATCTAAAAACACGTATCCAGCGAGCCCAGATTCGGGCAGTACTGGCTGTCAACCAGGAAATGATTATCCTGTATTGGCAGATTGGCCGGGTCATCTTAGAACAGCAGCAGGAGCAGGGGTGGGGAGCCAAAGTGATTGACCGCTTGGCCCAAGACTTGAAGCGGGAGTTCCCAGGGGTTCAGGGTTTTTCGTCGCGAAACCTGAAGTATATGAGGGCTCTAGCTGAGGCCTACCCCGACGAAGAAATAGTGCTACAGACCGTAGCACAAATTCCTTGGGGGCATAATCAGGCTCTACTTAATAAGCTAAAAGACCGAAGACAGCGGATTTGGTACGCTCAAAAGGCTTTTGAGAATGGATGGAGCCGCGATGTTCTCTCTATGCAGATTGAAAGCGACCTTTACCAGCGGCAGGGCGGGGCCACGACTAATTTTGATCAGACGCTGCCTCAACCTCAATCCGACCTAGCCCAGCAGCTATTTAAAAGTCCCTACAACCTGGATTTTTTAACGCTAGCTGAGGGAGCTCAAGAGCGTGATCTGGAAAATGCTCTTGTGGCTCACATTCGAGACTTTCTTCTGGAGCTAGGCGTTGGCTTTGCTTTTGTCGGCAATCAGTACCCCATCGTGGTCGATGATAAGGAGTATCGTATTGATCTCCTCTTCTACCATTTTGTCCTGCGCTGCTTTGTCGTCATTGAGTTGAAGATGCGTGATTTTGAGCCAGAGTTTGCTGGCAAGATGAATTTCTACGTTTCTGCCGTCGATGATCTTTTGCGCCACCAAGACGACAACCCAACAATTGGTATTATCCTGTGTCGTTTCAAAGGCAAGATGACGGTCGAATACGCCCTGAGGGATCTCAAAAAACCGATCGGCGTTTCTACACACCAATTGCCAAAGCGCCTACAGGACAAGTTACCAACGGTGGAACAGCTAGAGGTGGAACTTGAAGCAGCTGTTTCTGAGCTAGACGCGCTTCAAGAGGAGGAATGA
- a CDS encoding SH3 domain-containing protein: MHLENIGLHALFVSAALVAVEASATPGAAASVPAKITEFTQAVETPLLAQAESCRQVSLPGGSLVVQTDPTVYSESVGVVPNSSNVTIQGLGTDGWVPIIAPLEGYVPSEYLVACDPSLTTPEPALRVANEDGLCRMVVAREGLNIRNEPSISGDRIGGLRNGTMVTVEGPGAEGWVEIVEPFSGYVSANYLTACP; encoded by the coding sequence ATGCACTTAGAAAATATTGGTCTGCATGCTCTGTTCGTCTCGGCTGCCCTGGTAGCTGTAGAAGCTTCGGCTACGCCAGGAGCCGCCGCTAGCGTACCGGCAAAGATTACCGAATTTACCCAAGCTGTCGAAACACCTCTCCTAGCCCAAGCAGAGAGTTGCCGTCAGGTTTCATTGCCCGGTGGCAGTTTGGTTGTACAAACAGATCCTACTGTTTATTCAGAGTCTGTAGGCGTTGTCCCAAACAGCAGTAATGTCACTATTCAAGGCTTAGGGACTGACGGATGGGTGCCCATTATTGCGCCGTTAGAAGGGTATGTCCCCTCAGAGTATTTGGTAGCTTGTGATCCCTCATTAACTACCCCAGAACCTGCGCTTCGGGTAGCTAACGAAGATGGTCTGTGCAGAATGGTTGTTGCAAGAGAAGGATTAAATATTCGCAATGAACCCTCCATCTCCGGCGATCGCATTGGCGGCTTGCGCAATGGCACTATGGTCACCGTTGAGGGGCCTGGGGCAGAAGGCTGGGTAGAGATTGTTGAGCCTTTTAGCGGGTATGTATCTGCCAACTATTTAACAGCTTGCCCATAG
- a CDS encoding AAA family ATPase, with the protein MKTCSCISLSGGQGKTTTIFFTALLLAHQGKRVLAIDADPQANLTFYLNHEVQPNQPSLFEVLTGQVQTEDGIYETNYANLFLIPADRGLFKVSDYLSSSGTGAFVLKLRLKAVADLFDYVLIDVQPSRSQLCLSSVGASKYVLVPVEANVKGVNSLIDTLDFLKEQSELEAFTGKILGVVPFRDRWVGNTQTLEGKQNIEAMREFANGIPIFASVRESEKFKNAIRQGTLLSSMGQPDLQYPFEQVVEALIK; encoded by the coding sequence GTGAAAACTTGTTCATGCATTTCCTTGTCCGGTGGACAAGGAAAGACCACCACAATTTTCTTTACTGCTCTACTGCTAGCCCACCAAGGTAAACGAGTTCTCGCCATTGATGCTGATCCGCAAGCAAACCTGACCTTCTATTTAAACCATGAGGTACAACCCAACCAGCCGAGTCTGTTCGAAGTGCTGACGGGCCAGGTGCAAACGGAAGACGGCATCTATGAGACAAACTATGCCAACCTATTCCTCATCCCCGCCGACCGAGGGCTATTTAAGGTCTCTGACTACTTGAGCAGCAGTGGTACCGGAGCCTTCGTCTTGAAACTACGGCTCAAAGCTGTGGCAGATCTGTTTGACTACGTCCTGATTGACGTGCAACCTTCTAGGTCACAGCTCTGCCTCTCTTCTGTGGGGGCATCCAAGTACGTTCTGGTCCCTGTCGAAGCTAACGTCAAAGGTGTCAACTCTCTCATTGACACCCTCGACTTTCTCAAAGAGCAATCAGAGTTGGAGGCCTTCACAGGTAAGATTCTTGGGGTCGTCCCTTTTCGAGATCGATGGGTGGGCAATACCCAAACGCTGGAAGGGAAGCAAAACATAGAAGCCATGCGAGAGTTTGCCAATGGCATCCCAATTTTTGCGTCTGTTAGAGAGTCCGAGAAATTTAAGAACGCAATTCGCCAGGGCACTTTACTCTCCAGCATGGGGCAACCGGATCTCCAGTATCCCTTTGAACAAGTTGTGGAGGCACTAATCAAATGA